The Bifidobacterium asteroides genomic interval CCCGCATGCGCTACTCGGATCCCAAGGGAGACTTTGGGCGTGCCGAACGCCAGCGCCAGGCCATCTCGGCCATCAGCGCCAAGGCCCTGCAGCCCTCGGTCATGCTCAACCCGTCGAGGGCCGGCAAGGTCCTTTCGGCAGGTCTGGATGCCCTGGTGGTGGATGAGCGGGCCAACCCCATAGACCTTGTGCGCATGGTCCTGGCCTTCCGCAGCGCCAGCAGCAGCAATGGGGTCACCGGAAGCGTCTACTGGACAGACCCCGACTACTATCCGGGCGGGGGCATCGGTTCCACCGTCCTGCTGGATCAAGCCCGCAACACCGACCTGTTCAACCAACTGGCCCAGGGCAGTCATGCCGCTGGAACTGTCGGCGGCATGTAGCGCCGCTTTGCGCACACCATCAATCCCGTCCACATTTGACCACATGCCAGGCTTGCTCTAGCGCTCCTGCATCGGGCAGCTCATGCTGAAGGCATGACCAAGGCCAATTCATCAGCATCCATGTCGACAGACCCGAGCGGGTCTGCAGGCAGCGATTGGCACTCTGCCGGCTCCAAAGATGGGAAGGCCAAAAGGGGAAGCGCCCAGGTCATTCTGACCCTGGTTACACAGACGGCTCCGGCCCTGGCCCAGGCGGGCATGATCTGGTACGTAGTAGGCCAGGGCCGCTGGATGCTCCTCCTCCTGCTGCTGCCCAGCTTGACGGGCACCCTGGCCATGGTGCTTCTGAGCCTGCTGCGAATGCATCGCCGGTCATCGTCCGCTCCGCCGGCAGGCGCACAATCGGCATACGGCACAGTATCGGATCGTGCATCCCTCTCGACAACTACAGAGAACGAGACCTTGCAGGACCTGGCTGGACTGGCCTCTGACCCCGGCCCTCAGCTGGAGTCCCGGCTCTTGGAATCAGGGCCTTCGGGATCGCAAGGTCTGCCCTGGCAGGGCATCGTCCACGCATGGCTTGCCGCATCAGGAAGGTCGGCACCGGCAGTCATCGGCATCCGGCCTGATCATGGCCCGCTGGTCATCGATCTGCCCCGCGACGGACCCCACGCCCTGGTGGCAGGTACTACCGGATCAGGCAAATCAGTCTTTCTGCAGACCTGGTGTCTGGCCCTGGCCGCCAGCCAGCCGCCAGACCGGCTCAATCTGGTCCTGCTGGACTTCAAGGGCGGTGCCGGCTTCGGCCTGTTGGCCCGACTGCCGCACACCGTGGGCTGCGTGACCAATCTGGACCTGGACCGAGCCGTACGCGCGCTGAACGGCCTTCAACGGGAATTGGAACGCCGCCAGCGCCTGGTCGCCAGAGCAGGGGTTGAGGACACCGCCCGCATGGCCGATCCACCGGCACGCCTGGTGGTGGTCATTGACGAGTTCCAGGCCCTGCGCCAACTCCTGCCTGACTACCTGGACAGGCTGACCTCTCTGGCCTCTCAGGGCAGATCCCTGGGCATGAACCTGGTGGCCTGCACCCAGCAGACCATGGGGCAGGTCAGCGCCCAGATGCGTGCCAACATGAACCTGGGCATATGTCTGCGAGTGCGGGACCCCCTGCAGTCCAGGGAGCTGCTGGGCTCCTCCTGTGCCACGGCGATCGACCCTGCCTGTCCGGGTCTGGGCTTCCTGGAGCAGGGCCGGGGTCCACAAGCCTTCCGCACCTGCCCAGCAGCTGATCCGCAGGCTCTGGTGGGCCAGATCGTCAAGGCCAGCCGCTTTTGCGGCAGCCGACCGCCGGCACCGCTTTTCTCCCCTCCCCTGCCAGAGCATGATCCGGCCTGCGGGCAGGTCCTCTGGCAATCGGGACGGCCTCAGATACCTCTGGGACACATGGACGACGGGGTTCTGCTCCATCTCTATCGCCTGCCGCTCAACGGTCATACCGCCCTGATCGGACCTCGAGGACGGGGCAAGAGCACCCTGCTGGCGCTGCTGGCTCGTTCCCTGCTCACCCTGATGAAGCCAGGGGCCCGACCAGAGCCCAGCTTCGACCTGCGCATCACGCGTCGAACAGGTCACGGCTACAACAGCCGGGACTTTCCCGGCCCGGTGCCGTCACCGCCTCAAGGCCGTCGGGATGGCAGCCGTGCATTGGTCTGGATTCTTGACGATGCCCAGGATCTGCTGGATCCGCTTTGTCGGGATCCTCTGGCCCCTCTTCTGCAGGAGGCTCTGGGTCAGGAGGGAACCTCCGTGATCCTGGCCGTGGAGACGGCCAGCGCCCTGCGCAGACCAGAGCGTTTCAGCCGTCGTCTGGTGTTCCCCTGCGGCGAACGGGGGGCCGATCTGGCAGCTGGCATCCCCTCCGATCAGCTGGCCACCCTCCCCACCAGGGCCAGCGCCATTCCCGGACGGTGTCTGGTTCTGGAAGCGGGTCTCGCCATTCCGCTACAGGTGTTCTCTTTAGCCGTAAAACAAATGAACCCTTGAAAAAAGTCACTCATCGTGCTTATCTTGCATAGGGTAGTGATAAAAGCATCGATAAAAACTTCTTGGAGGCTTAGGTAGATGAGTAATGCGTTTGATTGGCGCGCCAAGGCTGCTTGCCGTGACAAGGACCCTGAGCTGTTCTTCCCCGTCGGCAACACCGGTGCAGCCTATCAGCAGATCGAGGAGGCCAAGGCTGTCTGCAGGACCTGCAAGGTCATTGACGCCTGTCTGAAGTGCGCGCTGGACACCAACCAGGATTACGGTGTCTGGGGCGGACTGAGCGAGGACGAACGCAGGGCTCTGAAGCGCAGGGCCATGCGTGCGCGCAGGTCCCAGGCCATGCAGATGCAGTCCTGATATCTTCCCGATTGCGCAAAACAGGAGAGGGGCGATGGCTTGATGCCGTCGCCCCTCTCTTTTCCTAAAAGGTGCCTGGTATCACACGTCCTGGGCCACGCGCAGCTTGATGTTGATGACCACCCTGGTACCGCCATCCCGGCGGGGCTCCCACTTGACCGTGCCGCCAAAGTCGTTGGTGACGAAGGTGTTGATGATCTGCGTGCCCAGCCCGGATCCGGTGGAACGAGCCTGGCCCTGATCCGACTCGGTGCTGTAGCCGTTGCCGTCATCCTCGACCACCACATTGAGATTGTTGCCGCCCCGGCCCACCGATATGGTGATATGCCCCTCGTCACGGCCCTCGAAGCCGTGCTCGACCGCGTTGTTGACCAGTTCGGTCAGCACCAGGGACAGGGGTGTGGCATCCTGGGCGGGCATCATCCCGAACTTGCCCACGTAGGAGATGGTGATGTGCTGGTCGCTGGTGGTGGCCAGGTCCACGCTCATCTTGAGCAGGTTGGCGATCACCTTGTCGAAGTCCACAATCTCGTCGGCGGTCTGGCTGAGGCCCTCATGAACCACAGCGATGGTCTGGACCCGTCGCTGGGCCTCCTCCAGCTCCTTGCGTACCTCGTCGGACTTGGTGCGCCTGGCCTGCAGCCGCAGCAGGGCCGACACGGCCTGGAGGTTGTTCTTGACCCGGTGGTGGATCTCGGAGATGGTGGCATCCTTGGTCTGCAGCTCCTTCTCCCGGCGGCGCAGTTCGGTCACATCCCGGCAGAGCACGATGGCGCCGATCCGGCCCTGCTTGCCATAGAGGGGCAGGGAGCGCATGGAGACGGCCGACCCGTTGGCGTCCAGCTCCGAGTCCACAGCCGCCTTGCCCGACAGGACCAGTGGCAGGGAGTCGGGCACGGGATCGTTCTCCTTGAGCAGGGAGGTGCCGATCTCGCTCAGGTACTGGCCGATCATGGTCTCCACTGAGCCCAGCCTGCGGAAGCAGCTGATGGCGTTGGGCGAGGCGTACCGCACCACGCCGCTTGACGTCAGCACGAAGAAGCCGTCGGCCACCCTGGCGTTGTGCCGTTGGTTGAGCACTGAATCCGCGTAGGGAAACTCGCCGCGGGTGATCATCTCGAAGAGCTCCTTGCCCGCGTTGATGCTCTCGCTCTCGTAGCGGCCGTTGGACTCGCGGGTGGCCATGTTGGTCTCGCGGACCACCAGACCCAGGGTCCTGCCCTGGTGACGGATGGGGGCGTAGACGTCGCAGACCGTGGCGCGGCCTATGGTGCGCAGCTTGTTGGACCGCAGCACCCCCTTGGACTGCATGGCCGCCTCCAGTTCCTCGCGGCGGTCAGCCGGAAAGTGCTCCCCCACCACATCTTCGGTGCGCAGGGACATGACCGTGGAGGGCCGGCACTGTTCGGCCACGGTGAACTCCCCCTCGCCGGTGCGCAGCAGGAGCAGCAGGTCCGCAAAGCTCAGATCGGCGATGACCTGCCAGTCGGCCACCAGGTGGTGGAGCCACTCACGGTCCTCCTCATTGCAGTCGTCGCAGGATGCCAGAATCTCGGAAAAATCAGCCATGCCCCCCATCATACAAAGGGCCCTCGGAAGCAGACAGGCGGGTCATGCCCAGGGCGATGATGACATGCGCGTCCAATGCGCAGGTCTGGGGTAGGGTGGTTGACGGATGTTTCGCCCCGGCGACCGGACCCTACAGGCCCGGACCAGTCAAGGGGCCAAGGGAGGGCCATGGCAACCAGGACCAGCGAGGACGGCAGACCGTCCGAGGATCAGGAGGTCGATCCCGATCTCGAACGCCGCCGCCAGCAACGCCGTCAGGAGCTGACCTACCTGCGCCGGGATGCGGAGGTGGCCCACGAGGCCCATCTGCAGGCCAGGGCTGACGCGGTGCGTGCCAAGGCCAAGGCCAAGGCTGCGCGGATCATGGCCAAGGCCGAGATCAAGGCCTCGCGAATCGAGGGCATCCCCGACATGGAGATCGAGCGCAAGGTCCGCCTGGATGTCCACGGCCGTCCCAAGCCCCTCCTGCGTGGCTGGATCCACGCCGTGGCCGCCCCCCTGGCCCTGGCCGCCGGCATCGTGCTGATCTGC includes:
- a CDS encoding sensor histidine kinase encodes the protein MADFSEILASCDDCNEEDREWLHHLVADWQVIADLSFADLLLLLRTGEGEFTVAEQCRPSTVMSLRTEDVVGEHFPADRREELEAAMQSKGVLRSNKLRTIGRATVCDVYAPIRHQGRTLGLVVRETNMATRESNGRYESESINAGKELFEMITRGEFPYADSVLNQRHNARVADGFFVLTSSGVVRYASPNAISCFRRLGSVETMIGQYLSEIGTSLLKENDPVPDSLPLVLSGKAAVDSELDANGSAVSMRSLPLYGKQGRIGAIVLCRDVTELRRREKELQTKDATISEIHHRVKNNLQAVSALLRLQARRTKSDEVRKELEEAQRRVQTIAVVHEGLSQTADEIVDFDKVIANLLKMSVDLATTSDQHITISYVGKFGMMPAQDATPLSLVLTELVNNAVEHGFEGRDEGHITISVGRGGNNLNVVVEDDGNGYSTESDQGQARSTGSGLGTQIINTFVTNDFGGTVKWEPRRDGGTRVVINIKLRVAQDV
- a CDS encoding WhiB family transcriptional regulator, translated to MSNAFDWRAKAACRDKDPELFFPVGNTGAAYQQIEEAKAVCRTCKVIDACLKCALDTNQDYGVWGGLSEDERRALKRRAMRARRSQAMQMQS
- a CDS encoding FtsK/SpoIIIE domain-containing protein — its product is MTKANSSASMSTDPSGSAGSDWHSAGSKDGKAKRGSAQVILTLVTQTAPALAQAGMIWYVVGQGRWMLLLLLLPSLTGTLAMVLLSLLRMHRRSSSAPPAGAQSAYGTVSDRASLSTTTENETLQDLAGLASDPGPQLESRLLESGPSGSQGLPWQGIVHAWLAASGRSAPAVIGIRPDHGPLVIDLPRDGPHALVAGTTGSGKSVFLQTWCLALAASQPPDRLNLVLLDFKGGAGFGLLARLPHTVGCVTNLDLDRAVRALNGLQRELERRQRLVARAGVEDTARMADPPARLVVVIDEFQALRQLLPDYLDRLTSLASQGRSLGMNLVACTQQTMGQVSAQMRANMNLGICLRVRDPLQSRELLGSSCATAIDPACPGLGFLEQGRGPQAFRTCPAADPQALVGQIVKASRFCGSRPPAPLFSPPLPEHDPACGQVLWQSGRPQIPLGHMDDGVLLHLYRLPLNGHTALIGPRGRGKSTLLALLARSLLTLMKPGARPEPSFDLRITRRTGHGYNSRDFPGPVPSPPQGRRDGSRALVWILDDAQDLLDPLCRDPLAPLLQEALGQEGTSVILAVETASALRRPERFSRRLVFPCGERGADLAAGIPSDQLATLPTRASAIPGRCLVLEAGLAIPLQVFSLAVKQMNP